In a single window of the Bactrocera dorsalis isolate Fly_Bdor chromosome 2, ASM2337382v1, whole genome shotgun sequence genome:
- the LOC105227531 gene encoding mitochondrial 2-oxoglutarate/malate carrier protein, whose translation MSNQSETKVAVAPKAAAPIPNGLKFMFGGLAGMGATCIVQPLDLVKTRMQISGAGGGKKEYNSSWHCIQTVVKKEGPLGLYQGIGAALLRQATYTTGRLGVYTYLVDAFQAQFKRTPGVLDSMAMGVIAGACGAFIGTPAEVALIRMASDGRLPPAERRNYTNVANALTRIVREEGVTALWRGSIPTVGRAMVVNMTQLASYSQFKAYFKNGPLKMEEGIGLHFVSSMLSGLLTTITSMPLDIAKTRIQNMKTAEGAKPEYRGTVDVLLKVARHEGVFALWKGFTPYFCRLGPHTVLTFIFLEQMNKLYRDYVNRSSGQKSTGL comes from the coding sequence AGCAGCAGCTCCCATTCCCAATGGCTTGAAATTTATGTTTGGTGGCCTAGCTGGCATGGGCGCCACTTGCATTGTGCAACCACTTGATTTGGTTAAGACAAGAAtgcaaatttctggtgccggtGGTGGCAAAAAGGAATATAACAGCTCATGGCATTGCATACAGACGGTTGTAAAAAAGGAGGGTCCATTGGGTTTGTATCAAGGTATTGGTGCAGCTTTGCTACGTCAAGCCACCTACACAACAGGACGACTTGGTGTCTATACTTACTTAGTGGATGCATTCCAAGCGCAATTCAAGCGTACACCCGGTGTACTAGACAGCATGGCAATGGGTGTAATAGCCGGTGCATGTGGTGCATTTATTGGCACACCGGCTGAGGTAGCGCTTATTCGTATGGCCAGTGATGGTCGTCTGCCGCCAGCTGAGCGACGCAATTACACCAATGTAGCAAACGCCTTAACACGCATAGTACGCGAAGAAGGTGTAACCGCGCTGTGGCGTGGCAGTATACCCACCGTAGGACGTGCCATGGTGGTGAACATGACTCAACTGGCTTCGTATTCACAATTTAAAGCCTACTTCAAGAATGGCCCACTCAAGATGGAAGAAGGCATTGGTCTGCATTTCGTTTCAAGTATGTTAAGTGGCTTGCTTACAACAATCACCTCCATGCCGTTGGATATTGCCAAAACACGTATACAAAACATGAAAACCGCCGAAGGTGCCAAGCCGGAATATCGCGGCACTGTCGATGTTCTTCTCAAGGTGGCACGTCATGAAGGTGTATTTGCTCTCTGGAAGGGCTTCACACCATATTTCTGTCGCCTCGGACCACATACTGTCTTAACTTTCATCTTCTTGGAGCAAATGAACAAATTATATCGTGATTATGTCAACCGCAGCAGTGGCCAAAAATCAACTGGATTGTGA